The Pelagibacterium halotolerans B2 genome has a segment encoding these proteins:
- a CDS encoding GFA family protein: MSERAEVPVYEGSCQCGAVRFTARTRLEAPFQCNCSRCRRLNAVMHSVPGDDFTLLSGGEALKIYRFNSHTIAHQFCTQCGIQPFAAGSDRAGNTVHVINVHCLDEPRYDKNAISHFNGADF, from the coding sequence GTGAGTGAACGCGCAGAAGTGCCTGTCTATGAAGGCAGTTGCCAATGCGGAGCCGTGCGCTTTACCGCCCGTACGCGGCTCGAGGCACCGTTTCAATGCAATTGCTCGCGGTGCCGGCGGCTCAACGCTGTGATGCATTCGGTGCCGGGGGATGATTTCACGCTTTTGAGCGGCGGTGAGGCGCTGAAAATCTACAGGTTCAATTCCCACACCATCGCGCACCAGTTCTGCACCCAATGCGGCATCCAGCCCTTCGCGGCGGGCAGCGACAGGGCGGGCAACACGGTCCATGTGATAAACGTTCATTGCCTGGATGAACCGCGTTACGACAAAAATGCCATAAGCCATTTCAACGGAGCCGATTTCTGA
- a CDS encoding ABC transporter substrate-binding protein, whose protein sequence is MFDFRAALLALPLAFQGFAALAQEFPLTIEHAYGSTTIAAQPQRVLTWGWVAHDVVLDLGVVPVGLPKVSYGGDADGVSPWTREALDALGAELPPMLGEASGEVSLEAMLALDPDIILAPYSGLTEDEYSALSQFAPVIPFKTAAWQGNWQESVDVIGTALGLSERARTLIADTEALIASTAIEHPEIAGKSFLNFVNRNDGTISVRNSADPRTLLLVEAGLVSVAEDDTGSTGYTYSVSHENFAQLEADVLVAFLNTTEAAEAFFALPYIASAPHVTEGRVAVVDSEALTMAVGGAISPLSLRWGWPEFSTRLTAAAANAR, encoded by the coding sequence ATGTTTGATTTTCGCGCCGCACTCCTTGCCCTTCCCCTGGCTTTCCAGGGCTTTGCCGCCCTGGCCCAGGAGTTTCCCTTAACCATCGAGCATGCCTATGGCAGCACCACGATCGCGGCGCAGCCGCAGCGCGTGCTGACATGGGGATGGGTCGCCCATGATGTGGTTCTCGATCTCGGCGTCGTGCCGGTGGGGTTGCCCAAGGTGAGCTATGGCGGGGATGCGGACGGGGTCTCGCCCTGGACGCGCGAGGCCCTCGACGCACTCGGCGCGGAATTGCCGCCCATGCTGGGCGAAGCGAGTGGAGAAGTTTCTCTCGAGGCGATGCTGGCGCTCGATCCCGATATCATCCTTGCCCCCTATTCGGGGCTGACCGAGGATGAATATTCGGCGTTGAGCCAGTTTGCGCCCGTCATTCCGTTCAAAACCGCCGCCTGGCAGGGCAACTGGCAGGAGAGCGTTGACGTAATCGGGACGGCGCTGGGGCTTAGCGAGCGCGCGCGGACGCTGATTGCCGACACCGAGGCATTGATCGCGTCCACCGCCATCGAACACCCCGAAATCGCCGGAAAGAGCTTCCTCAATTTCGTCAATCGCAATGACGGGACCATCTCGGTGCGCAACAGCGCCGATCCGCGCACGCTCTTGCTGGTGGAAGCCGGGCTGGTCTCGGTGGCCGAGGACGATACGGGATCGACCGGCTATACCTATTCGGTGAGCCACGAGAACTTCGCCCAGCTCGAAGCCGATGTGCTGGTCGCCTTTCTCAACACGACCGAGGCGGCCGAGGCATTTTTCGCACTGCCCTACATCGCCAGCGCGCCCCATGTGACCGAAGGCCGGGTGGCCGTTGTCGACAGCGAGGCGCTGACCATGGCGGTCGGCGGGGCGATTTCGCCGCTGTCGCTGCGCTGGGGCTGGCCGGAATTTTCCACGCGCCTGACCGCCGCCGCCGCCAATGCGCGCTAG
- a CDS encoding ribonuclease D — MSVRLHKGDLPDLSRYTGRQVAIDTETMGLNPARDRLCVVQLSPGDGTADVVQILPGQTEAPNLAALLADATKTKLFHFARFDMAALFAAFGVMTTPVYCTKIASKLVRTYTDRHGLKDLSRELLGVDMSKQQQSSDWGAEMLSQAQLDYAASDVLYLHDLRRHLDRMLAREGRAEMAKACFDFLPTRAQLDLAGWPEIDIFAHS, encoded by the coding sequence ATGAGCGTTCGACTGCACAAGGGCGATCTGCCCGACCTTTCCCGTTACACCGGACGGCAGGTGGCCATCGATACCGAGACGATGGGCCTCAATCCGGCACGCGACCGGTTGTGCGTCGTGCAGCTTTCGCCAGGCGACGGCACGGCCGATGTGGTCCAGATTCTTCCGGGACAGACCGAAGCACCCAACCTTGCGGCGCTGCTGGCCGACGCGACCAAGACCAAGCTCTTTCATTTCGCGCGCTTCGACATGGCAGCGCTTTTTGCCGCGTTCGGCGTGATGACCACGCCGGTCTATTGCACCAAGATCGCCTCGAAACTGGTGCGAACCTATACCGACCGGCACGGGCTCAAAGATCTTTCGCGCGAGCTTTTGGGCGTCGATATGAGCAAGCAGCAGCAATCGTCCGATTGGGGGGCGGAAATGCTGAGCCAGGCCCAGCTCGATTACGCAGCGTCGGACGTGCTCTATCTGCACGATCTGCGCCGGCACCTGGACCGGATGCTGGCGCGCGAAGGGCGGGCCGAAATGGCGAAGGCGTGCTTTGATTTCCTGCCCACGCGCGCCCAACTCGATCTCGCCGGCTGGCCCGAGATCGACATTTTCGCCCACAGCTAG
- the lptB gene encoding LPS export ABC transporter ATP-binding protein — protein MAGIDQTGWLVAHGLAKSFKKRAVVRDVSIAVRRGEAVGLLGPNGAGKTTVFTMIMGLVRPDGGEVLLDGLSITHLPLYQRGRLGIGYLPQEASIFRGLSVKDNVLAVLEGHIKDKKERYARLDELLDEFSVSHLRDADALALSGGERRRVEIARALAADPKFMLLDEPFAGVDPIAVADIQGLVRQLTQRGIGVLITDHQVRETFGLVDRAYLIHGGKVMIQGRPETIMADPDARRVYLGESFKL, from the coding sequence ATGGCCGGTATCGACCAGACCGGCTGGCTCGTCGCCCACGGTCTTGCCAAGAGTTTCAAAAAGCGCGCGGTGGTGCGCGACGTCTCGATCGCGGTGCGACGCGGCGAGGCGGTGGGCCTGCTCGGGCCCAACGGGGCGGGCAAGACCACGGTTTTCACGATGATCATGGGGCTGGTGCGGCCCGATGGCGGCGAGGTGCTGCTCGACGGGCTCTCGATCACCCATTTGCCGCTCTATCAGCGCGGGCGGCTGGGCATCGGCTATCTGCCCCAGGAAGCCTCGATCTTTCGCGGGCTCTCGGTCAAGGACAATGTGCTGGCCGTGCTCGAAGGGCACATCAAGGACAAGAAGGAACGCTATGCACGGCTCGACGAATTGCTCGACGAGTTCTCGGTTTCCCATCTGCGCGATGCCGATGCGCTGGCGCTTTCAGGCGGGGAGCGGCGGCGAGTGGAAATCGCCCGCGCGCTGGCGGCGGACCCCAAATTCATGCTGCTCGACGAGCCGTTTGCCGGGGTCGATCCCATCGCGGTGGCCGATATCCAGGGGCTGGTGCGCCAACTCACCCAACGCGGCATCGGGGTTCTGATCACCGACCATCAGGTGCGCGAAACCTTCGGGCTGGTGGATCGGGCCTATCTTATCCATGGGGGCAAGGTGATGATCCAGGGCCGGCCCGAAACGATAATGGCCGATCCCGACGCACGGCGGGTCTATCTGGGCGAAAGCTTCAAGCTCTAG
- a CDS encoding LptA/OstA family protein, whose product MTRFSLAIACFALLAGPAFGQSTASDPAGFGGLAAEADEQVNVTADSLEVLENENTALFSGNVVITQGTMRLEAPEVETRYGEGGPSDLESFSASGGRVNMAFDDQTVEADAADYDFGDRVLIFTGSVVVVNASGTVNADRLVIDTRAGTSSFSSAGGGGRVTSTFTPGG is encoded by the coding sequence ATGACGCGCTTTAGCCTGGCGATCGCCTGTTTCGCCCTTCTTGCCGGACCGGCCTTCGGCCAGAGCACGGCCAGCGACCCTGCCGGGTTCGGCGGACTGGCCGCCGAGGCCGACGAACAGGTCAACGTGACCGCCGATTCGCTCGAAGTGCTCGAAAATGAAAACACGGCGCTGTTTAGCGGCAATGTGGTGATCACCCAGGGCACGATGCGCCTCGAGGCGCCGGAGGTGGAAACCCGATATGGAGAGGGCGGGCCCTCGGACCTCGAAAGCTTTTCCGCATCGGGCGGACGGGTCAATATGGCATTCGACGACCAGACCGTGGAGGCCGATGCCGCCGATTATGATTTCGGCGACAGGGTTCTGATTTTTACCGGCTCGGTTGTGGTGGTCAATGCCAGCGGCACGGTCAATGCCGACCGGCTGGTGATCGATACACGGGCCGGCACATCTTCGTTCAGTTCTGCGGGCGGCGGCGGACGCGTCACCAGCACCTTTACGCCGGGGGGCTGA
- a CDS encoding glutathione S-transferase family protein — translation MPQLLHHKLDPSSRLIRLMLAEYGIDVDLVDVAPWRRDPDFLEINPAASVPVMLDEPFPPIVGILATIAHIEDNFGPEGHIEALLPENAGEKIEVWRLLEWVLLKLGPEVTAYLLEEKLIKRDLRSGAPEPSVIRIAKANLTEHLAYFSWVLATRRWLAGDTLTLADFALAAHISVLDYMGDIAWEKAGEIKDWYARIKSRPAFRPLLGDRIVGMPASTSYADLDF, via the coding sequence ATGCCACAGCTTCTGCATCACAAGCTCGACCCTTCTTCCCGGCTCATCCGCCTGATGCTTGCCGAATACGGCATCGATGTCGATCTGGTGGACGTCGCGCCCTGGCGGCGTGACCCCGATTTCCTCGAAATCAATCCCGCCGCCTCCGTCCCCGTGATGCTCGATGAGCCGTTTCCGCCCATCGTGGGCATTCTGGCCACCATTGCCCATATCGAGGACAATTTCGGCCCCGAGGGTCATATCGAGGCCCTGTTGCCCGAAAACGCCGGCGAAAAGATCGAGGTCTGGCGCCTGCTCGAATGGGTGCTGCTAAAGCTCGGCCCGGAAGTGACCGCCTATCTTCTCGAAGAAAAGCTCATCAAGCGCGATCTGCGCTCGGGCGCGCCCGAGCCTTCGGTCATCCGCATCGCCAAGGCCAATCTCACAGAGCACCTTGCCTATTTTTCCTGGGTCCTCGCCACCCGCCGCTGGCTGGCTGGCGATACGCTGACCCTGGCCGATTTCGCACTCGCCGCCCATATTTCCGTGCTCGATTATATGGGTGACATCGCCTGGGAAAAGGCCGGCGAGATCAAGGACTGGTACGCCCGCATCAAATCGCGCCCCGCCTTCCGCCCGCTGCTGGGAGACCGGATCGTGGGCATGCCGGCCTCGACGAGCTACGCGGACCTCGATTTTTGA
- the queG gene encoding tRNA epoxyqueuosine(34) reductase QueG, which translates to MSAGGETIVAQLRARASFLGFSTFGIAPADARPDLPQKLQSALQSGWHGDMEWMEETRDRRESPAALWPAVKSVVMVGANYAPDENPLNRLTDKSLANVSVYAQMRDYHDVIKGRLKDLAGLLARRTGAEVKVFVDTAPVMEKPLAEAAGLGWQGKHTVLLSRDAGSWLFLGTIFTSAELPASTPEAEKCGTCTKCLDICPTDAFPAPFRLDARKCLAYYSVEHKGQIPLQFRKPMGNRVFGCDDCLAVCPWNKFASATRDAKLSARETIRDAGLSDMLALDDRRFRDFFAQTPVKRLGSARFLRNCLVAAGNSGDRHHLPAIERLFTHESPLVRGMAIWAVRQLADTAETEGLRAKTLATETDPEVRAEWSQ; encoded by the coding sequence TTGAGCGCTGGCGGCGAAACCATCGTTGCCCAACTGCGCGCCCGCGCTTCGTTTCTCGGGTTTTCCACCTTCGGCATCGCCCCTGCCGACGCCCGCCCCGACCTGCCGCAAAAACTGCAATCGGCGCTGCAAAGCGGCTGGCATGGCGATATGGAATGGATGGAAGAGACAAGGGACCGTCGCGAATCTCCCGCGGCCCTCTGGCCGGCGGTGAAATCGGTCGTCATGGTGGGCGCCAATTACGCACCCGATGAAAACCCGCTCAACCGCCTCACCGACAAATCCCTCGCCAATGTCTCGGTCTATGCCCAGATGCGCGATTATCACGACGTCATCAAGGGTCGGCTCAAGGATCTGGCCGGTCTTCTCGCCCGCCGCACGGGCGCGGAAGTCAAAGTGTTCGTCGATACAGCCCCTGTGATGGAAAAGCCGCTGGCCGAGGCCGCGGGCCTCGGCTGGCAGGGCAAACACACCGTCCTACTGTCCCGCGACGCGGGCTCATGGCTGTTTCTGGGGACCATTTTCACCTCGGCCGAACTGCCCGCCAGCACGCCGGAAGCGGAAAAATGCGGCACCTGCACCAAATGCCTCGACATCTGCCCCACCGACGCCTTCCCCGCCCCCTTCCGCCTCGACGCCCGCAAATGCCTTGCCTATTATTCGGTCGAGCATAAGGGCCAGATCCCGCTCCAATTCCGCAAACCCATGGGCAATCGCGTTTTTGGCTGCGACGATTGCCTTGCCGTTTGCCCCTGGAACAAATTTGCCAGCGCCACACGCGACGCCAAGCTCTCCGCCCGCGAAACGATCCGCGATGCCGGGCTGAGCGACATGCTGGCGCTCGACGACAGGCGGTTCCGCGATTTTTTCGCCCAAACCCCTGTCAAGCGTCTCGGCTCGGCCCGGTTTTTGCGCAATTGCCTCGTCGCGGCGGGCAATTCGGGCGACCGTCATCACCTGCCCGCCATCGAGCGGCTTTTCACCCATGAAAGCCCGCTGGTGCGCGGCATGGCCATCTGGGCTGTGCGCCAATTGGCCGATACCGCCGAGACAGAGGGCTTGCGCGCCAAAACCCTTGCAACCGAAACCGACCCGGAGGTCAGAGCCGAATGGAGCCAATGA
- a CDS encoding complex I NDUFA9 subunit family protein — translation MTEKRRKIATIFGGSGFIGTQLTQDLARRGYSVRVAVRRPDLAGHVRMFGFPGQIQPIQANLRYPESVAAAVRGSDVVINLVGILFEKGKQRFRAVQTQGAKAVAEAARNAGVPTLIHMSAIGADPQSPSAYQRAKALGEDEVFKAFPKAVVIRPSLVFGSEDGFFNLFGFVARMSPIMPLIGRNTKFQPVYVADVAQAIALAAEGAVKTGKVYELGGPEIVTMEQVIERVLEQTRRKRLVLPLPEFVVKPVASVLSILPKPLLTPDQVVQLGIDNIVSPEAIKQKRTFEAFGIAPTTIDAILPTYMWRFRKHGEFDRHINPLVNG, via the coding sequence ATGACCGAAAAGAGAAGAAAAATCGCGACGATCTTCGGCGGCTCGGGCTTTATCGGCACCCAGCTCACCCAGGATCTGGCGCGGCGCGGCTATTCTGTCCGGGTTGCTGTGCGCCGCCCCGATCTGGCCGGCCATGTGCGCATGTTTGGCTTCCCCGGCCAGATCCAGCCGATCCAGGCCAATCTGCGCTATCCCGAATCGGTCGCGGCCGCCGTGCGCGGGTCCGATGTGGTCATCAATCTTGTCGGTATCCTGTTCGAAAAGGGCAAGCAGCGCTTTCGCGCCGTCCAGACCCAGGGGGCCAAAGCCGTCGCTGAAGCGGCCCGCAACGCCGGCGTGCCCACCCTCATCCACATGTCCGCCATTGGCGCCGATCCGCAATCGCCCTCGGCCTATCAGCGCGCCAAGGCGCTGGGCGAGGATGAAGTGTTCAAGGCGTTCCCCAAGGCGGTCGTGATCAGGCCCTCACTGGTGTTCGGGTCCGAGGACGGGTTTTTCAACCTGTTCGGGTTTGTTGCCCGCATGTCCCCGATCATGCCGCTCATCGGACGCAACACCAAATTCCAGCCCGTCTATGTGGCCGACGTCGCCCAGGCGATCGCCCTCGCCGCCGAGGGTGCCGTCAAGACCGGCAAGGTCTATGAGCTTGGCGGCCCCGAAATTGTCACCATGGAGCAGGTGATCGAGCGGGTGCTCGAGCAGACCCGGCGCAAGCGGCTCGTCCTGCCCCTGCCCGAATTTGTCGTAAAGCCTGTCGCCAGCGTCCTCTCGATCCTGCCCAAACCGCTTCTGACCCCCGACCAGGTCGTCCAGCTCGGCATCGACAACATCGTCTCGCCCGAAGCGATAAAGCAGAAGCGCACCTTCGAGGCGTTCGGCATAGCGCCCACCACCATCGATGCCATCCTGCCCACCTATATGTGGCGTTTCCGCAAGCATGGCGAATTCGACCGGCATATCAATCCGCTGGTGAATGGCTGA